AGGAAGTTGAAGTACTTGAAACGATGGTCACGTATCGcggtaataaatattcattttcacTTACCTGTTGTTGTATTTGCTTAAACTCCTTTGGATTGGTATTTTTCGGTACGAATTGCAGGGCACCATCGATCTTCACCGGTGTACTGGTATGGGTCGGAGATCCATCTGACACCCACTGCGCACAAAACCAGAACGTTAGTCGACCCCTATCTATCATTCGACGTTCGACACACTCGGCATTGAACATTCGCGACGTTTGACAAAGCATCGTAAAATTGAAAGTTCGTTAAATCATCTGCGTATGCCATGTGTGCCTGCTTTGCTGGCGACCTTGTACAATATTCTTACTATCGTTACCAACATATTTTTTGGCTGATTAAACTTTTTATTCTCGAGCAAAATTTTATTCTGTTtcgaataaataatttcacatttttacatCTACCATCGATCGCACATACTTTTTAAAAACGATGTATtttgtcttcgtctctctctctctctctctctctctcccactCACCCCctctcattctctctctctctctccttatATTTCTTCTGTACTCCTTATATTACATCTTTATCTTTTTATTCGATTCTGTTATCTATCTCTGTTACTACCGGGGTCGATCGATCTGGTTTTGTAAATGCAGTGGGTAGCAAGAATATACGTCGCTTGGACGATGAGACGGTTAACAGGCACACATTCATACACAGCTCCGATAAGTATAAGCCGATCAAAAGAATAACGATATGCCCGAGGATATCGTACAATTCGTCATTGATTCTACGTTAAAGGGATAATAACGTTGATCCGTTTTAGGTTTGATTAAACGCGATCGAACGTACATCGATTCCGCTGATTTCCAAATCGATGAAAGAAATCGTACAGATCTACAAATCGTTTTATCGTGAACAAAAGGGTTATTTCGTTCTCGCAAAATTACCTATACACGATGAACAGTaggcatatatttatttatatattaatgagCTACAAGAGAGAGATGCATTTAAATTTATACGTAAGTTTAATATCGACCAAAACACACGCGAATATAATTACGACATTTAGTTGGGGTTACGTTTCAAGTTAATTTACAAACTGACTATTTAAGCTTCCTTAAATGTCGGTCTGTTAATCATTTTCTTTCatcttcttcgttttcttcttcttcttcttcattttcttcCGTTTGTTTGTCAATACTACTGTTACTTTTGCTTTCTTAAAGAACCAGCTGTTTATTTACGGTTCCCCTTTTTTCCTACCCCCCTCGTATCTACTTCATACCTATTTCTCTAATACATTAACATAAATTGGAATGTACGAAAAACATGATGCTATTATTATGCCAATagcaaaaaagaaataaatgaaaaagtaATATAATCGAATGTTGGCGAAATCAAGCTGCACGAAAGAATACTAATGctgtttatattaaattttctctAGTAAACGTAAAAATATACGAAAAGCGATATATCTGAAGATATTACAGACAGTGTTATGCAGTCACGAGCCGAACAATGTTCGCGACTGATTGATCACGTGACTTTTTTTTCCGTTGTCGCACGTATACGATAATAATTGAACATTGTGTCTACCGAAATAACttctttagaaattcgaaaatgcaACAACGCGCGAACAAAGTGCCTACAAATATCGATATTAAttttcgaaaagaaaaaaatatatatatatatatatatttatcgataatatattatTCGTATTTCTTCGTCttagtttctttaaattttctattttttaggaACACtcttttatatttactattcATTTTTGTTCTCAAAAGTGATGACTTCTACCTTTGTAATTTTTTTCGGATCAGGAGTTCCTGTTTCCAGTATTTCGACCTTCTGATACACGTTAGGCGAATTTAACCAACGCGATCTATCCGTGCCTTTGCGTCCGCCTTTCCAGAGTCTGCGAAACGAACGGAAAAcacgaaattaaattaaatctctAAACACCGCGTATACCTTTTGCTCGTACAACGCGTCTACTCACCCTTGTTTATAGAGTTCCTCTTCCTCGAGCAAATACCCCAGCGAGGAGACCGCCGGAGGCACTTCGACGTCGTTTCGTGGTCGCGGAGGTTCTCCTTTCACCAAAGGATTTCTATAGATATAACCGGTACGAAAGCCCTAAGAACAAAACGAAATGGAACGATGTCATCGAATGGAACCGAAacgatacaatataaaataccgAATACAAGATACGTTCTGAGATAAAGGATAAAATAAAGGGAAAGtaaagtaaaagaaaatatcTGGACGCTTACCGCGTTATCGAGCATTCGCATGAGTGCCTCGAATTCAGTTCCACCGATTCGCCAGCGCTTATCAAGTTTTTCGGCAAGAACAGCGCTGTCGGAAATCGGTACGGTCGTTTGTTGCGGTGTCGGTGGTTTTCTCGAAGCCTCGAATATGGCTTTCTTCGATTCTTCCGAAATAAGATTTAAATTATCCAAACCGGCGGGCATTAGCTTTAACTGAGTCTCGCAAGCTAAAACCATGTTATAAACGTTAAAAAACGCTTCCTCGACGGTTTCTCCGCAACAGAGAGCACCACGATTCGTTAACATCATCACTTTGTTTATCGGGCCAAGGTTTCttgcaatcttttccttttCCTCGGGTTCAAAAGATCCACCAATGTACTGATGCGTGCTCACGTCAcctattactatactctcttGTCCGATCGGTAGTAATCCACACTTTAACGACGAGATCTACACACgggaaattataaaagaaatatcTGTTCGCGTAAAGAAAGActgttctttttctttcttgttCGAAAGAAGAAAGTGAAAACGAAGAGAAAGAGGACGAAGAAAATAGAGggggaaaaaaaaaagtaaGGATACCGTTTTACTACTTACGGCGGTAACGGACGGAGTAGTAATATGAACGATACATTTGATATCGGGTCTCGCCGCGTGAATCGTCGAATGCAATTGGAATCCTGCTACGTGAACGCCGAAATTGGTCGTTCCCTGTTCGACGATCGACCCTTGCATGTCGACTTTGATCAAACTGGAGGCAGTGATTTCGTGATAGAGCAAGCCATAAGGATTAACTAAAAAGTGTTCCTGATCTTGATTTAAACGCGCAGTTATTTGTCCGCCGGCACCCTGGGTCCAACCGTACAGATCCAATAATCTAAATACGGCTGCCAATTTGCAACGTAATAATTTCTCTCCTTTCGCATAGCCCATACTTTCGACGCCGCGTATATCATTGATCGGTAACACGCAGTTTGAATCTACGAGAAAATATCATTTGGAGAATCGTTTGATAAAATACGTCCATAAGATTGACATTAGATCGACTTACTTTTAAACACATTTCCACTAAACCGAGCACCTTGCGCACCCATCATGTCAGAGATTTGCTGCAGCAGACCCGATGGTCCAGCACCATCTTTCATTTGCGTCTCAATTATTCGCTCCAACTCCTCTCGAAACAGTCGCGAATTCATCATCATTTCGACCCTTTTCCTCCTCTCCATTTCTCTCATATCCTATACAATtgttaaaacaaatatatttaacaataatgtGCAACATGGTTAATTATTAGTAAAGTAAACACGACGATATTTgtttcttatttcttttttttctctctctcttttattCGTATCTTACCGCGTCGATGTCGGCTGGTCGCATCTTACTTTTCTCCTCCTCTGTTAAACCGTCCATTACTCCATTCGTATGTGGTTCTGACAACGCTGGTTGTGGACTCGTATCTGCCATCTTTGACACCCGATCTTACAgttctataattttttttttcactcTACTAGATTCTCCCCTATTTTGTTATATACTTTTTTCTTATCCTCTTTTCCTCGAATTTCCCTTCTTTCTAACACTTTCAACGCGCGACCACTATCACTACACTACTAACGCCACAACCATCGGCACTATCACCcccgacgtcgtcgtcgtcgtcgtcgtcgtcgtcgtcgccgccGTCGTCGCTACCGCCGCCACCACCACCGTCGTCTCTTCCACCTCCACCTTCACCTTCTCCACCGCCAGCTCCCTCTCCGACTCCACCACCTCCACCtccacctcctcctcctccgccgccgcctccaccaccaccaccaccaccaccaccaccaccaccaccgccgccgccTCCTTCACCACTCTTCTCTCCTGACCACAACGTTAAACGCCGGCTGAAACAAATAGTTTTACATCAATCATAACGTTACAAAGCTTATCCGTAAGTTATATATGTAAAAAAGAATCTTTTCGttgatattatacaaaatatttaattacgcaCCATCGACCGCTTATTCAGTAAACAATTTCCAATTATCAGCGCCCAATTTTAAACGCGAAAGTTAAAAAGCAtagtagaaaaaaaaaagaaaaattaagggAAGTCGGCATACGATCGATAACGTCGCGAGCAACAGAGGAGCGTAACGCACGTCGATCGCGTTATATAGCAAGGGTACGTATGCGAGCAACAAGAATCCGTAGAGCGACGGAAATCGTACTTGccttttttcaaattcttcctaCGCTTATTTATACCATGCTCTCTCATTTTACCCTATGCTTTTACTACATTCATGCTCCTGTCTTCTCCATCCTTTCGTTCTGTATtatctatatatattttttacgtaTTTCTACAAAGACGATCATTCTATCTATCGACGAAGATGTTTATCATATTTCACGCGAAAACACTGACACGTACTATCGTCTATCTTGTTGTACGTATTGTACCGTACACGAAGAACACAAGGAGTTAAACGGAggtaaatgaaaaaaatgtacGTGTATCGCAAGACAGTGATTCCCGTGAAATGTTCGACGCTGGCGCGACGGTGATAACCTTGCTTAACGGCTCTTAATTCGGAAGCGTGTGCTTAACCCGAATTCATAACTTCCGTGAATTCTGAATTGAAACAGGTCAAAGCTCAGATAATCGATTTCATCAGTTATCTCCTGATCGCTCAAAACCACTATATTAGTATATTAATTACAGTGTGTAAGTATATCGCGATCTTATGCTACTCAGTTTTCTCGTTACTCGTTATCGTCCGCTGTATCGATTTTCTCGAACCATAGGATCCATCTTATTAGGATAGGATCACTTCTGTTTGCACTCGTTTCTATCCCACATccgtcatatatgtatatatacacgtaCATTTACgtaatttattacatataaatacaattgaACGGTCGATGTATCGAATCGGCAAGATAATGAAAGAACTGTACGTACTTGTGTACACTGCGCGCGAGACACTTAACGCGGTGCGTCCGTTGATTCTCGACACGATGATGTCATAACTTAAACCGTAAAGCTCACAATCGTCCGTTGGTTCGTTGGGCGGTACCATGCTCGTCGTTAATACAAGTCGATCATATCTTATCCTATTTATTTATCCTATTTACTAAAAGAGTACGCATCGGCTAATAAAACTTTTCCTTTGGCAGAAAACTTTCGTTTTTATGTAGTGCTTGGACACGCTTATCGGCCACACAACGTTTTTTGTACACACGTCACTACAATAAGCTgaaaaagctttaataaagctCGTGATCTTCGGATAAGTCGAAATATGACACCCAAAAGTCGACTAATAAAACGAATAACGAATAGTAAAGTGTTCGATAATCGATAAACGATGAAAAAAATCGAAAGATAAAGAACGTACAGGTGAGCATGCCTTCTATAGAGTGGAAACCCGAGAGCAACCAGTTTATTTCCAAGCGACGATAGATTGCGCGCGGGCGGTTCTGACACCCGACAAGAAAAAGAAGACATGTTCCTCGTGATTTCGAAATATACATCAACTTTGCACTACATTCGTAACATTGAAACTTTGTCTACCGCAAGAGTACACGGTAACGTCAACTAGTACCGTGTTTTACTTCGAACATGCAATATAATCGTACATGTTACAAATTTCATTCGGTCTATGAAACCATATCATGACAAGGAACGATCATAAGGACGTTGATACGAACTCGGTATAACGTTATTCGTCCGAATACGTCCAAATGATCACTTTAAAACGTATCGATTTATTAGATACTATTTATTAAAAGTGCTTTATATGAATGCATTTAACACGCACACGTATCGACATACGTGCGCACACTCATCTAACGCAAATACGAGCAAAATAGAACACCGACATCGACAATAACCTAGCAATGGCACTTGTAATACCAGTACCattaatacaaatacaaatacaaataccaAGAGTCAAATTTAACATTACGAAACAGATTCAACTTTTATTTTAGTCGTGCTTTGACGAGCTTCGTTAATACGATACCGTCCGATGCCTTAACAAATCGATTAAACTTATACGCATTGAAAAAACTGATACTCATTGTTACTAGTGACGAGGATATCTCTCGTCACTAGATGTGTATATACTACTCGCGCGTAAACACGAAACTGTACGATATTTCTTTAACGTGAAAGTTCAAAGCGACTAACGGAATCTTTACTTTCGTTGCAACGACTCGATTCATTCGTcggtgtacatatgtacatgcacgCTCTGCGAAATATCACGATGACGCTAAAACTCTACGATCGTGTAATTTCTTTTCGCGTCTACACCTGAACTGTCATATTTTACCCAATCGTAGAAAAACTGATCCCCCTACTGACAAATAGATAAACGTACAAACGGAAAGAAAAGAAGGTCAATGATTTAACGATGCAAATGGCGATACAGCGGCAGAGAGTAATGGTTTTTAATGGCGCGATTACGAGCAGTATTTTAATACCGACTATCGAAATACCTTAGTCGGACATTGAAAGATTAACGAAAATGATGTCGATAGCGATCAAGGATCACGTATTATCCAAAGGCAGTGACGCGTACGAAAGCATCAAAGATTGCCGCCTAATCGACGACACACCCCTGAACGCTACGTCATTCCTGTCAATTAATCCGAAGACTACGATCCTTTCGCGTTTCAGTAGTATCGTAAAATTCGAAACTGTACGTCCCGTTAGGTATTTTTGACTCGACTCGTAACAACTTACCTGCCACAAAATCGGTAGCTATCGTTGAAACTCGTTATATATCCGCAGTTGTACGAAGAATCGTTCGACTCGTCGCGTTCGTATCAGCGAGCGGTCGTTCCGTTCGGTGGACAGCTTCCCCGCCCCCGTCGCCGTCGCCGTCACCGTCGATGCTCTTCCGCCGCGCCGCGCCGGCTAGTAAACCTTCCCCGAGCCCCGAGCCTTCCCCGAACCAGAGCCTTCTCCGCCTCTTCGTTCTCCCACACTGCCACTACCCTCACTACCGTCAACGCTTCCACTTCCACTTCCACTTGTATTCTTCGCTACTATATTCAACTATGCTATAATGTACCTTCCTTCTTCCTTCTTCCCTCTTCGTTTACCGTAATCGTTCACTTCGTACACTCGTGGTTTTTAACCTATATACCGTTACGATGATTTTCAACGTTATTTCCCGTACTCACGGTTCTCGTACTTGCTCTTTCTTTATAAAAAACAAAGACAACATTACGCGACAACTTTAGAATTCCATGATCTCGCTTCCGGTTCTTGTAACGTCTTTTCGTTTCTTCTCTTTCCTAAAATCTTGACcagtttcttcttttattaaactatagaacacatatgtatatgtatcgtAATACTAACAGCACGGGTGAATGGGAATGATGATTGCACATTATGGCGCAACCGATTCGCTACATTTTTCGAGCGATCCAACGAGAGATCGTTCCTCGTCTGAATCGTGTTCTCCTATTGGCTATCGCTTAACTACCTAACCAATCAAAAACTTCAATATTATGATCGTAATGCCTGGTACACACGTATACAAAGTACAGGATACTATGAAACTGTCTATGCACCACAGTTTAGGGGTATATACTCTAAGCGTTGGTAGTCGTTGAAAATCTATGTTATCGGATCAATTGAAAGTGACGCGAAGTTACTAAGTAGTTTAAACGTTCATTATGAGTCAacgaaaaagaaataattcgTGAACGTTTAACAAATAAACCCATTAGACACTTATTAATTCTGACATACACTATTAATTATCTACGCACTTACTTATAACACGTAAACGCGCGTTTTTAATGtagcaaaatatatttatgGCAAACGTATTCCAGTTGGCCCTTTCAATTGGAGaaagtatgtatatgtacatatacgtatTTATAAATACGTACTTTTCTTACGTGTTCAATTTAATTAACTGCGACTTTCAGGAAAACGATTTCTATTAAAATACTGAAGCAATCCGTATCGCCGAAAAAACACGTGGTTCGATCTAGCATAGCTCCCTGAGACAACGTCTTTTCTGTCTTGAAGTTTCTATGCGaaactaatttaattatttttcaaataatcataataaattgTAGAGAACAATATTTCGTTAAGTGCTCTTTATAAAGAACATTGTTGTTTTTAGATAATCGTGATtagaaatatatacatatgtcggATCACGGGTGAATTCCTCTCGTAAGATAAGACGGTTAacgaatatatgtacatacatataatatatgtatgtaatcaAATCGTACGCTTTGACTACACTCAGCAATCTCGCGAGTCGTGACATTCGATTAGAACAGTCGATAATATGATCAAAACCGTAATATGTAAATCAATAAGTCGTCAAAACTATTTTGACGAATTGGGACTTGTTTTTCTGCTTTACTTTTAATTCTTGCTTTTATTGCGTAAGAACCTGTTTGATACTTTATATAATCGAACGCGAACGAAGCTTCAAGCGAGAACTTTGATGTATGAGATATTATAAAGTAGTCAGTATTTAATCAGTCCACGACGAAACGAGGTCGATATCTCTCGTTTCTTTGTTGTCTTATCAAAGTTCTACGTTTCGTCAGCGCTTCGCGCGTTATTAGTTGCAGTTTCTATTACTATTTCTATTACCGTGTTGTCGGAATCACTTTGTTGGTACGTTTCAATATGAATCTCAAACTCAGTGCGAATCTGCTCAAACCATTGATGCGACAGGTACGTGACTGCACACATCGATTTTTGATCGTCCAAACAATTTAATGCTGAATTCAACACTGAAGACATGTTAACGAAAAACTTTCTCGTTCCAGAACGGAAGAAACAAACGTTACGATATCGAAAACAACGAAAATTTGATTCGAAAGCAACGCGATTATAATCACGAATATTTTTCGCGAATTCGCTATAATTATGAAACAGTTTATAATATCGAAACGATCGGTTTTGTGGAAAGTGCATTTTGGAAACGGTGTTcacatttttgtttcatttaacgCTATACATTTTTCATAGAAGCCGGTTAGTCACTTAAATCGTCATCGATTAACTGACGTtttctgtttcttctttttttcttcatttctttttttaaacgtTCCCAACAAACAAAGGAAAACTATCGCCTCCATTTTAGATCTTTTTCGATTTCAGCCATATCCATCAATTATGACGTTACATATTTTCCATAATGGTAACGGTCGATTTTTCAGATACCGAAAAACATATGCGTCGAAAGGAAACTGAGCACGTGTGGTCCGCGACTCGACCGTACTCCTGGTCCTTTGTCCGAATTTACAGACGAAGAACTTTTAATGAAAGAAAGTGGTAATTATACCATTGTTGTTTACGCGTATCTATTACAATTCatataatcgttttttataatcGTTTAATTATCCAtacaaatatagaattttaatattacgaaagaaaaaatgattaattttctAGTTAGTAAATTGGCGAAAGAGGAGATTGCTCCACTCGTAcgaaaaatggaaaaagaaggaaaaatagACGAAGGTTTGCTACGAAAGCTTTTCGAAAATGGTGTAAGTAGACCATCAAGTATTATAGGCGTTCTTTTCCTCGATAAATTTTTCTTGATTTTCAACTTGCACGACTATATGCCACGTACTGGCATGTACATTCAAACACGTCTTCGATCAACCGATCAATCGATCAGTTGATGGGCATCGAAATACCAGAAAAATACGGCGGTTCGGGATGCAATTTCATGACAACGATTTTGACGGTCGAAGAAGTGGCAAAAGTTGATGGAGCCGTATCAGCTTTGGTCGACATTCATAACACTTTGGTAAACTCGTTAATCAAGAAAGTCGCTACCGAAgaacagaaagaaaaatatttgcctAAATTGGCTCAAGATTATGTAAGCAACGAAATTGGTAATACGCAACAATAAGTCACATAATTCTAATcgaatttttctgttttcttcCTTTCCCAATTGTCCCGTCCCATCGACACATCTTAGGCAGGTAGTTTTTGTCTCACGGAACCCGGTTCCGGATCAGACGCTTTTTCTCTAAAGACTGAAGCTAAAAAAGAAGGATCTCACTATGTGATAAATGGTACCAAAATGTGGATTTCGAATTCCGACATCGCAGGATTGTTTTTAGTTTTTGCAAATGCAAATCCTTCTGCTGTaagtttaagaaattaatttctagACATTCAAGAGTCGAAAGAGTACATGTATCGTAACGAGAAGCGATAATATattcgtattttttttattagggATATCGTGGCATTACGACATTTTTCGT
The nucleotide sequence above comes from Megachile rotundata isolate GNS110a chromosome 13, iyMegRotu1, whole genome shotgun sequence. Encoded proteins:
- the LOC100883305 gene encoding short/branched chain specific acyl-CoA dehydrogenase, mitochondrial isoform X1, producing MNLKLSANLLKPLMRQIPKNICVERKLSTCGPRLDRTPGPLSEFTDEELLMKESVSKLAKEEIAPLVRKMEKEGKIDEGLLRKLFENGLMGIEIPEKYGGSGCNFMTTILTVEEVAKVDGAVSALVDIHNTLVNSLIKKVATEEQKEKYLPKLAQDYAGSFCLTEPGSGSDAFSLKTEAKKEGSHYVINGTKMWISNSDIAGLFLVFANANPSAGYRGITTFFVERDTPGLTVAKPEDKLGIKASGTCMIHFENVKIPEDNILGQFGHGYKYAAGFLNEGRIGIGAQMIGIAQGCLDATIPYTLERKQFGKDIFSFQSMQHQIAQVVTELECARLLVYNAARLVDAEKDVMKEAAMAKLVASETALRVTAKCIDFMGGVGFTTDFPQEKYFRDSKIGTIYEGTSNMQLSTIAKCIRKEYS
- the hts gene encoding adducin 1-like protein hts isoform X4, which gives rise to MADTSPQPALSEPHTNGVMDGLTEEEKSKMRPADIDADMREMERRKRVEMMMNSRLFREELERIIETQMKDGAGPSGLLQQISDMMGAQGARFSGNVFKNSNCVLPINDIRGVESMGYAKGEKLLRCKLAAVFRLLDLYGWTQGAGGQITARLNQDQEHFLVNPYGLLYHEITASSLIKVDMQGSIVEQGTTNFGVHVAGFQLHSTIHAARPDIKCIVHITTPSVTAISSLKCGLLPIGQESIVIGDVSTHQYIGGSFEPEEKEKIARNLGPINKVMMLTNRGALCCGETVEEAFFNVYNMVLACETQLKLMPAGLDNLNLISEESKKAIFEASRKPPTPQQTTVPISDSAVLAEKLDKRWRIGGTEFEALMRMLDNAGFRTGYIYRNPLVKGEPPRPRNDVEVPPAVSSLGYLLEEEELYKQGLWKGGRKGTDRSRWLNSPNVYQKVEILETGTPDPKKITKWVSDGSPTHTSTPVKIDGALQFVPKNTNPKEFKQIQQQIKDYRRADKISAGPQSHILEGVTWEEAKKMQDATISGTGEQVVLVGAASKGIIQRGFQHNAMVYKTPYAKNPFDAVTDQELDQYKKEIERKQKGDIYDESQSESEALSSFNVSRATHESSTAKSPIQSPVSVTSETEEESRDEPRVLRIETKQVPAPSQPEVVLSDGENTVNGDHSDAHHSTFSQSSKETLPRAKARRK
- the hts gene encoding adducin 1-like protein hts isoform X2, with translation MADTSPQPALSEPHTNGVMDGLTEEEKSKMRPADIDADMREMERRKRVEMMMNSRLFREELERIIETQMKDGAGPSGLLQQISDMMGAQGARFSGNVFKNSNCVLPINDIRGVESMGYAKGEKLLRCKLAAVFRLLDLYGWTQGAGGQITARLNQDQEHFLVNPYGLLYHEITASSLIKVDMQGSIVEQGTTNFGVHVAGFQLHSTIHAARPDIKCIVHITTPSVTAISSLKCGLLPIGQESIVIGDVSTHQYIGGSFEPEEKEKIARNLGPINKVMMLTNRGALCCGETVEEAFFNVYNMVLACETQLKLMPAGLDNLNLISEESKKAIFEASRKPPTPQQTTVPISDSAVLAEKLDKRWRIGGTEFEALMRMLDNAGFRTGYIYRNPLVKGEPPRPRNDVEVPPAVSSLGYLLEEEELYKQGLWKGGRKGTDRSRWLNSPNVYQKVEILETGTPDPKKITKWVSDGSPTHTSTPVKIDGALQFVPKNTNPKEFKQIQQQIKDYRRADKISAGPQSHILEGVTWEEAKKMQDATISGTGEQVVLVGAASKGIIQRGFQHNAMVYKTPYAKNPFDAVTDQELDQYKKEIERKQKGDIYDESQSESEALSSFNVSRATHESSTAKSPIQSPVSVTSETEEESRDEPRVLRIETKQVPAPSQPEVVLSDGENTVNGDHSDAHHSTFSQSSKEGSVSQDVSVSEESPKKEKKKKKGLRTPSFLKKKKEKKKPVEA
- the hts gene encoding adducin 1-like protein hts isoform X3, yielding MADTSPQPALSEPHTNGVMDGLTEEEKSKMRPADIDADMREMERRKRVEMMMNSRLFREELERIIETQMKDGAGPSGLLQQISDMMGAQGARFSGNVFKNSNCVLPINDIRGVESMGYAKGEKLLRCKLAAVFRLLDLYGWTQGAGGQITARLNQDQEHFLVNPYGLLYHEITASSLIKVDMQGSIVEQGTTNFGVHVAGFQLHSTIHAARPDIKCIVHITTPSVTAISSLKCGLLPIGQESIVIGDVSTHQYIGGSFEPEEKEKIARNLGPINKVMMLTNRGALCCGETVEEAFFNVYNMVLACETQLKLMPAGLDNLNLISEESKKAIFEASRKPPTPQQTTVPISDSAVLAEKLDKRWRIGGTEFEALMRMLDNAGFRTGYIYRNPLVKGEPPRPRNDVEVPPAVSSLGYLLEEEELYKQGLWKGGRKGTDRSRWLNSPNVYQKVEILETGTPDPKKITKWVSDGSPTHTSTPVKIDGALQFVPKNTNPKEFKQIQQQIKDYRRADKISAGPQSHILEGVTWEEAKKMQDATISGTGEQVVLVGAASKGIIQRGFQHNAMVYKTPYAKNPFDAVTDQELDQYKKEIERKQKGDIYDESQSESEALSSFNVSRATHESSTAKSPIQSPVSVTSETEEESRDEPRVLRIETKQVPAPSQPEVVLSDGENTVNGDHSDAHHSTFSQSSKEDVSVSEESPKKEKKKKKGLRTPSFLKKKKEKKKPVEA
- the hts gene encoding adducin 1-like protein hts isoform X5 produces the protein MADTSPQPALSEPHTNGVMDGLTEEEKSKMRPADIDADMREMERRKRVEMMMNSRLFREELERIIETQMKDGAGPSGLLQQISDMMGAQGARFSGNVFKNSNCVLPINDIRGVESMGYAKGEKLLRCKLAAVFRLLDLYGWTQGAGGQITARLNQDQEHFLVNPYGLLYHEITASSLIKVDMQGSIVEQGTTNFGVHVAGFQLHSTIHAARPDIKCIVHITTPSVTAISSLKCGLLPIGQESIVIGDVSTHQYIGGSFEPEEKEKIARNLGPINKVMMLTNRGALCCGETVEEAFFNVYNMVLACETQLKLMPAGLDNLNLISEESKKAIFEASRKPPTPQQTTVPISDSAVLAEKLDKRWRIGGTEFEALMRMLDNAGFRTGYIYRNPLVKGEPPRPRNDVEVPPAVSSLGYLLEEEELYKQGLWKGGRKGTDRSRWLNSPNVYQKVEILETGTPDPKKITKWVSDGSPTHTSTPVKIDGALQFVPKNTNPKEFKQIQQQIKDYRRADKISAGPQSHILEGVTWEEAKKMQDATISGTGEQVVLVGAASKGIIQRGFQHNAMVYKTPYAKNPFDAVTDQELDQYKKEIERKQKGDIYDESQSESEALSSFNVSRATHESSTAKSPIQSPVSVTSETEEESRDEPRVLRIETKQVPAPSQPEVVLSDEMNLQFGETL
- the hts gene encoding adducin 1-like protein hts isoform X6, translating into MADTSPQPALSEPHTNGVMDGLTEEEKSKMRPADIDADMREMERRKRVEMMMNSRLFREELERIIETQMKDGAGPSGLLQQISDMMGAQGARFSGNVFKNSNCVLPINDIRGVESMGYAKGEKLLRCKLAAVFRLLDLYGWTQGAGGQITARLNQDQEHFLVNPYGLLYHEITASSLIKVDMQGSIVEQGTTNFGVHVAGFQLHSTIHAARPDIKCIVHITTPSVTAISSLKCGLLPIGQESIVIGDVSTHQYIGGSFEPEEKEKIARNLGPINKVMMLTNRGALCCGETVEEAFFNVYNMVLACETQLKLMPAGLDNLNLISEESKKAIFEASRKPPTPQQTTVPISDSAVLAEKLDKRWRIGGTEFEALMRMLDNAGFRTGYIYRNPLVKGEPPRPRNDVEVPPAVSSLGYLLEEEELYKQGLWKGGRKGTDRSRWLNSPNVYQKVEILETGTPDPKKITKRNRYEVDTRGVGKKGNRK